A window of Sphingobacterium sp. SRCM116780 contains these coding sequences:
- a CDS encoding YebC/PmpR family DNA-binding transcriptional regulator, whose amino-acid sequence MGRAFEFRKERKFKRWAKMAIQFTRLGKEIAIAVKDGGPHPESNSRLRTAIHNAKAVNMPKDRVEAAIKRASEKDSKGYEEYVYEGYGPHGVPILIETATDNTNRTVANVRSYFTKAGGTLGKTGSLDFVFNRKSIFRFPATDDVDIEELELELIDGGLEELYVEADEEGNDVVVAQTSFEDFGNMQRLLEEKGIAVTSAKLERIALSHTDISEEDAADVLKLIDKIEEDDDVQAVYHNMA is encoded by the coding sequence ATGGGAAGAGCTTTCGAATTTAGAAAAGAGCGTAAATTTAAACGCTGGGCCAAAATGGCGATCCAATTTACTCGCTTAGGTAAAGAAATTGCAATTGCAGTAAAGGATGGAGGACCTCACCCAGAATCTAATTCTAGATTACGTACAGCAATACACAACGCGAAAGCTGTAAACATGCCTAAGGATCGCGTAGAAGCAGCAATAAAAAGAGCTTCTGAAAAAGATTCTAAAGGATATGAAGAATATGTATATGAAGGGTATGGACCTCATGGAGTGCCTATCTTAATTGAAACGGCAACAGATAACACAAATAGAACCGTTGCTAATGTCCGCAGCTATTTCACAAAAGCTGGTGGTACATTGGGTAAAACAGGATCTTTAGATTTTGTTTTCAACCGTAAATCTATTTTTAGATTTCCTGCTACTGATGATGTGGACATTGAAGAGTTAGAATTAGAACTAATTGATGGTGGTCTTGAAGAATTGTATGTAGAAGCAGATGAAGAAGGAAATGATGTTGTTGTTGCCCAAACTTCATTTGAAGATTTCGGGAATATGCAACGTCTACTAGAAGAAAAAGGGATTGCTGTTACCTCTGCCAAATTAGAACGTATTGCGTTATCTCACACCGATATTTCAGAAGAAGATGCTGCTGATGTATTAAAATTAATCGACAAGATCGAAGAAGATGACGATGTGCAAGCAGTATACCATAACATGGCTTAA
- a CDS encoding NAD-dependent epimerase/dehydratase family protein, with protein MKESIIIIGANGQIGTELAIALREKFGPENVITSDIREPQNLKEGEIFEPLNVLDKSAIAFLFQKYKPTQVYLLAAMLSATGEVYPQKAWDLNMNGLLNVLDLAVEYKVSKIFWPSSIAVFGPHSPKTNTDQYCIMDPNTIYGISKLAGERLVEWYQEHRGLDIRSIRYPGIISWKAEPGGGTTDYAVHIFYDALRKGSYECFLSENTALPMLYMDDAIRGTLQLMDAPKESLTIRSSYNLTAVSFTPKQLAEEIKKILPNFVITYSENDPRQAIADSWPASIEDSPARADWNWKPAFDLAKLTADMIENLKTNKI; from the coding sequence ATGAAAGAAAGCATTATTATCATCGGTGCAAATGGTCAAATCGGAACTGAATTGGCTATAGCTTTAAGAGAGAAATTCGGCCCTGAAAATGTCATCACTTCCGACATCAGAGAGCCTCAAAATTTAAAAGAAGGGGAGATTTTTGAACCTCTCAATGTGCTTGATAAAAGTGCTATAGCGTTTCTATTCCAAAAATATAAACCTACTCAAGTATACTTATTAGCAGCCATGTTGTCTGCAACTGGAGAAGTCTATCCGCAGAAAGCTTGGGATCTAAATATGAATGGACTGCTCAATGTACTTGATCTGGCAGTTGAGTATAAGGTTTCTAAAATCTTTTGGCCTAGTTCAATCGCCGTATTTGGTCCACATTCACCAAAAACAAATACTGATCAATATTGTATTATGGATCCCAATACAATCTATGGTATTAGTAAATTAGCTGGCGAAAGACTTGTTGAGTGGTACCAAGAACATCGTGGATTGGACATACGCAGTATACGTTATCCTGGTATTATCTCATGGAAAGCAGAACCAGGAGGTGGTACAACCGATTATGCTGTTCACATTTTTTATGATGCATTGAGAAAAGGTAGTTATGAGTGCTTCTTATCTGAAAATACAGCATTACCAATGTTGTATATGGATGACGCCATACGTGGTACTTTACAATTAATGGATGCTCCAAAAGAAAGTTTAACGATTCGTTCTAGTTATAATTTAACAGCTGTAAGTTTCACTCCGAAACAACTGGCTGAAGAAATTAAAAAAATTCTTCCTAATTTTGTGATCACTTACTCGGAGAATGATCCTAGACAAGCTATCGCAGACTCTTGGCCTGCTAGTATTGAGGATTCTCCAGCGAGAGCAGATTGGAACTGGAAGCCTGCTTTTGACTTAGCAAAGCTTACAGCCGATATGATTGAGAATCTTAAAACAAACAAAATATAA